DNA from Actinoplanes sp. SE50/110:
CGGTGACCGGGGAGACCTCGGGGGCCTGGGCGGCCAGTTCGGCGTGCCGGTCCAGCCCGGCCGGGGTGCCGAACAGCTCCAGCACGGCGCCGGCGGCCAGCGCCTCGCGGACGGCCTGCGGGCCCTCGGCGAGGAACCGCCCGGCGGCGTCGCGGTCCCGGCGGCGCTGCAGGCGGCGGGCCGACACGATTCGGGGCGTACGCGGCGTGTACATCGGCCGTCCTTGGAGGAATGGGAAACGCCCCCCGATCGCTCGGGGGGCGTTCCGGGAACGAACTCAGGCAGCCTGGGCGGCGGCGCCGCCGGTGCCCTCGGCCGCGACGGCCGCGCGGGCGACCTCGACGATGGCCGCGAACGCGGTGGCGTCGTTGACCGCGAGGTCGGCCAGGATCTTGCGGTCGACCTCCACCTCGGCCAGCTTCAGGCCCTGGATGAGGCGGTTGTAGGTCATGCCGTTGGCCCGGGCCGCCGCGTTGATGCGGGTGATCCACAGCTGGCGGAAGTCGCCCTTGCGGTCACGGCGGTCACGGTACGAGTACTGCATCGAGTGCAGCACCTGCTCCTTGGCCTTGCGGTACAGGCGGGAGCGCTGACCGCGGTAGCCGCTCGCGGTCTCGAGCAGGGTGCGGCGCTTCTTCTGGGCGTTTACCGCCCGCTTGACGCGTGCCATTTCAAGTACTCCTTACAGGGGAACGTGTCAGGCGCGCGTCAGCGGCCCAGAAGCTTCTTCACTCGCGGGACGTCGACCTTCGCCACCACGACAGTGCCGGTCATCCGGCGGGTAACGTGGGAGGACTTGTGCTCGAGCAGGTGGCGCTTGCCGGTCAGCTCACGCACGATCTTGCCCTTGCCGGTGACCTTCACCCGCTTACCCATGCCGGTGTGGCTCTTCATCTTCGGCACTTAGAACGCCTCTTTCTGATCTTTCCGCCGAGCCCGGGGGACCGGCGGAAAAGCTGACTACTCTGCTGCTGCTGTGCTGTCGGCAGTCTCGGCCGACGGAACCTCGGTGCCGTCGTCCTCGCGCGGCTCACGGGCAGGCTTGACTCCGGCCGCGGTGGCGGCGACCGCCGCGGCCTTGGTGGCCCGGTGCGGTGCCAGCACCATGATCATGTTTCGACCGTCCTGCTTCGGACTGGCCTCCACGAAGCCCAGCTCGGAGATCTCCTCGCTGAGCCGACGGAGCAGCCGGAAGCCCAGTTCGGGCCGGCTCTGCTCACGACCGCGGAACATGATCGTCACCTTGACCTTGTCGCCCGCCTTGAGGAACCGCACCACGTGACCCTTTTTGGTCTCGTAGTCGTGCGGGTCGATCTTCGGCCGAAGCTTCATTTCCTTGATGACGGTCTGCTGCTGGTTGCGCCGCGCTTCGCGGGCCTTCAGTGCGCTCTCGTACTTGAACTTGCCGAAGTCCATGAGCTTGCACACCGGCGGCCGGGCCATCGGAGCAACCTCGACCAGGTCCAGATCGACATCCGCGGCCAGTTGGAGCGCACGCTCGACCGGCACGATGCCGACCTGCTCACCCTCCGGACCGACCAGACGGACCTCTCGAGCCCGGATCTGTTCGTTCACGCGTGGTTCGACGCTGATGGGGCCTCCTCAGAACGTACCTACTTCTGCCAATGTCGGTCGGCCCCGAATCACCGCCCCGCTGACAAGCCGGGACGGCCGGGAAAGCAGAAGACCTCGGCGCGCGCATCTCCTGATCCAGCTGGATCAGGCGCGCATGCCGAGGCCCGCTCGACCGGTCATCGACGTCCAAAGGGAGGACGCGCCCCGCGCAGGGATTATTCCCTGTTCGGATGACCGGACCCAGCCACGTCAGTGACTCGGGTGGGAACCAGCGGGCTCCTCTTTCGCGTCCGAGGCAGGCCCCGGACGTGGTCGACTGCCCGCTAGTCTATCAGGCCTTGTGAGAGGCCGAATGCAGGGCCCGCAGCGCGCGCACCCCGTCCACCGCGTAGTCCTTGTCCACCGCCTGCAGCGCGTGGATCGACACCTGCTCGTCGTCGAAGAGCTCCAGCTGCGCCCACGGCGAGTTCCGGTCGAACCGGACCGCGCGCACCACGTCCCACGGCAGGTCGTAACCGCCCACCACGTTGCGCACGTGCACGCCCTGCTCGTCGGCGGCCACCCGGGGCCGGCAGAAGGTCAGGATGCCGAGCCCGAGCAGGATGCCCAGCCCGATCATCGCGACCTGGTCGCCGCGCTGGAAGCTGCCCACCCCGACCTGCCCGGAGTGGTCGAAACCACCCTGGCCGTGCAGACCGAAGCTGAGCACGGTGAAGAAGATCGCGACGGCGGCCGCGATCGGGCCGGCCACCCAGCGGATCCTTCTCGGCCGGAAAACCACGTCAGTCATGATCACAACCTGCAGTTGGCGATGTCGGTCACCAGAATGGCACGTGCGCCGAGGTCGTACAGCTCATCCATCACCCGGTGCACCTGGCTGCGCTGGACCATCGCCTGCACGGCGACCCAGCCCTCCCGGTGCAGCGGGGAGACGGTCGGCGACTCGATCCCCGGGGTCAGGCCGGTGGCCTGCTCCAGCAGGTCGGCCCGCACGTCGTAGGCGAGCATCACGAAGTTGCGGGCGACCAGCACGCCGTTGAGCCGGCGCAGCAGCTGCGCGGCGCCGGCCGGGGCCTGGACGTCGCGGCCGATCAGCACGGCCGACGAGCGGATCAGCGGCTCGCCGAGCGTGACCAGGCCGGCCTGGCGCAGTGTGGCGCCGGTCTCCACCACGTCGGCGATCAGGTCGGCGACCCCGAGCCGGACCGCGTTCTCGACCGCGCCGTCCAGGCGGACCACCTCGGCCTTCAGCTCGTGCTCGACCAGGTAGGCGCCGACCAGGCCGGGGAAGGCGGTGGCGATCCGCTTGCCGCCGATCTGGTCCACCGAGGTCAGCGTGCCGGCCGGGGCGGCCCAGCGGAACGTGGCGCCGCCGAAGTTCAGGTCGAGCAGCTCGGTGGCCGGCACGCCGGAGTCGACGAGCAGATCCCGGCCGGTGATGCCGAGATCCAGGTCACCCGAGCCGACGTAGGTCGCGATGTCGCGCGGCCGCAGGTAGAAGAACTCGACATTGTTGGCCTCGTCACGGCAGACGAGGTCCTTCGGGTCGGTGCGCTGACGGTAGCCCGCGTCCCTCAGCATCTGGCTGGCCGGCGCGGACAGGGTCCCCTTGTTCGGAATGGCGATGCGCAGCATTGACGTGCTCCTTCGTTCGACTTCGGACGGATCGGGGCGCACGTCAGAGATGTCGGTACACGTCCTCGAGGGTGAGACCACTGGCGATCATCAGGACTTGTGCCTGGTAGAACAGCTGCGAAAGCTCCTCCGCGGTCCGGTCCTTGCCCTCGTGCTCGGCGGCCATCCAGGACTCGGCCGCCTCCTCGACGACCTTCTTCCCGATGAAGTGGACTCCGCGTTCGAGCGCGGCGACCGTGCCCGAACCGGGGGTCTGCTCCGCCGCCTTGCGCTGCAACTCGGCGAACAGTTCTTCGAACGTCTTCACGGGAGACGATTGTTGCAGCTCATTACGGTCTGACGACGAACGCCCCCAGCGTGTGGGACGTCTTCTAAGCTGCCCGGCATGGTCAGCCGTTTCACCCCCCTCCTCATGGGCGGCGCCGTGCTGGCGCTCGCCGCCGTCACGGCCTGTTCCCCGGTCGATGACGACACCACGTCCACCGCATCCCCCTCCTCGTCGGTCGCCGACCCGTGCCGCTCGGGCGCGCTCGCCACGGTCGCGTCCGGCAAACTCACGATCGGCACCGACACCCCGGCCTACGAGCCGTGGTACAAGGACAACAAGCCGGCCAACGGGCAGGGCTTCGAGTCCGCGGTCGCCTACCAGGTCGCCGAGCGGCTCGGGTACTCCAAGGATCAGGTCGCGTGGACGTCGGTGACGTTCACCAACGCGATCGCGCCCGGGCCCAAGAAGTTCGACTTCGACATCAACCAGTTCTCCATCACCGACGAGCGCCGGCAGGCGGTCGACTTCTCCTCGCCGTACTACCTCGTGCGGCAGACCGTGATCACGACGAAGAAGTCGAAGATCGCGGGCGCCAAGTCCCTGGCCGACCTGGCCGGCGCCAAGCTGGGTGCCCAGGTGGGCACCACCAGCTACCAGGCGATCACCGACGTGATCAAGCCGACCGCCAAGCCGTCGGTCTTCAACAGCAACGACGACGCCAAGGCGGCGCTGGTCAACGGCACCGTCGACGGCATCGTGGTGGACCTGCCGACCGCGTTCTACATGACCGGCGCCGAGCTCAAGGACGGCGTCATCATCGGCCAGCTCCCGCAGGTCGGCGTGCCCGAGCAGTTCGGCCTGGTGCTCGACAAGGGATCCAAGCTGACCGGCTGCGTCAGCAAGGTGGTCGACCAGCTGCGCCAGGACGGCACCCTCGCGGTGCTGGAGAAGACCTGGCTCTCCGACGGCGGAGCGCCCGAACTCCAGTGACCTACGCACCGAGTCAGCGGCAGCGTGAGCGGTTCGCCTACCGTCGCC
Protein-coding regions in this window:
- the rplT gene encoding 50S ribosomal protein L20; this translates as MARVKRAVNAQKKRRTLLETASGYRGQRSRLYRKAKEQVLHSMQYSYRDRRDRKGDFRQLWITRINAAARANGMTYNRLIQGLKLAEVEVDRKILADLAVNDATAFAAIVEVARAAVAAEGTGGAAAQAA
- the rpmI gene encoding 50S ribosomal protein L35, whose product is MPKMKSHTGMGKRVKVTGKGKIVRELTGKRHLLEHKSSHVTRRMTGTVVVAKVDVPRVKKLLGR
- the infC gene encoding translation initiation factor IF-3; this encodes MNEQIRAREVRLVGPEGEQVGIVPVERALQLAADVDLDLVEVAPMARPPVCKLMDFGKFKYESALKAREARRNQQQTVIKEMKLRPKIDPHDYETKKGHVVRFLKAGDKVKVTIMFRGREQSRPELGFRLLRRLSEEISELGFVEASPKQDGRNMIMVLAPHRATKAAAVAATAAGVKPAREPREDDGTEVPSAETADSTAAAE
- a CDS encoding PH domain-containing protein produces the protein MTDVVFRPRRIRWVAGPIAAAVAIFFTVLSFGLHGQGGFDHSGQVGVGSFQRGDQVAMIGLGILLGLGILTFCRPRVAADEQGVHVRNVVGGYDLPWDVVRAVRFDRNSPWAQLELFDDEQVSIHALQAVDKDYAVDGVRALRALHSASHKA
- the hisG gene encoding ATP phosphoribosyltransferase — its product is MLRIAIPNKGTLSAPASQMLRDAGYRQRTDPKDLVCRDEANNVEFFYLRPRDIATYVGSGDLDLGITGRDLLVDSGVPATELLDLNFGGATFRWAAPAGTLTSVDQIGGKRIATAFPGLVGAYLVEHELKAEVVRLDGAVENAVRLGVADLIADVVETGATLRQAGLVTLGEPLIRSSAVLIGRDVQAPAGAAQLLRRLNGVLVARNFVMLAYDVRADLLEQATGLTPGIESPTVSPLHREGWVAVQAMVQRSQVHRVMDELYDLGARAILVTDIANCRL
- a CDS encoding phosphoribosyl-ATP diphosphatase, whose protein sequence is MKTFEELFAELQRKAAEQTPGSGTVAALERGVHFIGKKVVEEAAESWMAAEHEGKDRTAEELSQLFYQAQVLMIASGLTLEDVYRHL
- a CDS encoding ABC transporter substrate-binding protein, with the protein product MVSRFTPLLMGGAVLALAAVTACSPVDDDTTSTASPSSSVADPCRSGALATVASGKLTIGTDTPAYEPWYKDNKPANGQGFESAVAYQVAERLGYSKDQVAWTSVTFTNAIAPGPKKFDFDINQFSITDERRQAVDFSSPYYLVRQTVITTKKSKIAGAKSLADLAGAKLGAQVGTTSYQAITDVIKPTAKPSVFNSNDDAKAALVNGTVDGIVVDLPTAFYMTGAELKDGVIIGQLPQVGVPEQFGLVLDKGSKLTGCVSKVVDQLRQDGTLAVLEKTWLSDGGAPELQ